In Bacteroidales bacterium, one DNA window encodes the following:
- a CDS encoding glycoside hydrolase family 88 protein: MKKIILSVLFLSIVFTCFPQSIDKKLFSKKYINSTILKVTDWQLKNPKHNPRDWTNGAFYAGVFAAWETTRSKDIYQAMMNMGNEVKWQPYRRWYHADDIAICQMYIDMYRIEKKQEMIQPTIDTLQLFLDRPYPTKGKVDVIKWWWCDALFMAPPVLVKLGITTGNDEYLKKNDEYFKECYDLLYNKEEDLFARDLNYVIKNDGKDRWEANGKKIFWSRGNGWVMGGLARILAELPKDYPQRPFYENLFKEMAAKLISIQQPDGLWRASLLDPDSYPGGEVSGSGFFCYALAWGINNKLLDKATYLPAVERAWVALNSCVNEEGRVGWVQPIGGDPRRNFKAESWEVYGTGAFLLAASEVIKLKR, translated from the coding sequence TGAAAAAAATCATTTTATCAGTCCTGTTTTTATCCATTGTTTTTACATGTTTTCCTCAATCCATAGACAAAAAACTGTTTTCAAAAAAATACATAAATTCAACCATTCTGAAAGTTACTGACTGGCAACTCAAGAATCCGAAACACAATCCGCGTGATTGGACAAACGGGGCTTTTTATGCCGGGGTATTTGCTGCCTGGGAAACCACCAGATCAAAGGATATTTACCAGGCCATGATGAATATGGGCAATGAAGTAAAATGGCAACCCTACAGGCGTTGGTACCATGCTGATGATATTGCTATCTGCCAGATGTACATCGATATGTACCGTATCGAAAAAAAGCAGGAAATGATTCAACCTACCATAGATACCCTGCAGCTTTTCCTGGACAGGCCTTATCCGACAAAGGGCAAAGTGGATGTCATTAAATGGTGGTGGTGCGATGCATTGTTCATGGCTCCTCCCGTATTGGTAAAATTGGGTATCACCACAGGAAATGATGAGTACCTGAAGAAAAATGACGAATACTTTAAAGAGTGTTATGATTTATTGTACAACAAAGAAGAGGATTTATTTGCCCGTGACCTGAATTATGTGATCAAAAATGACGGGAAAGACAGGTGGGAAGCCAATGGCAAAAAGATATTCTGGTCACGCGGGAATGGCTGGGTTATGGGTGGATTGGCACGTATACTTGCCGAACTTCCTAAAGATTATCCCCAACGGCCTTTTTACGAAAACCTGTTTAAAGAAATGGCAGCTAAGTTGATATCCATACAACAGCCTGACGGGCTGTGGCGGGCCAGTTTGCTCGATCCTGATTCATATCCGGGAGGTGAAGTCAGCGGTTCCGGATTCTTTTGCTATGCATTGGCATGGGGGATCAATAACAAGTTGTTGGATAAAGCCACCTATCTGCCTGCTGTAGAAAGAGCCTGGGTCGCCCTTAACAGTTGTGTCAATGAAGAAGGCAGGGTTGGTTGGGTACAACCGATCGGCGGTGATCCCCGTAGAAATTTCAAAGCCGAAAGTTGGGAAGTATACGGAACCGGAGCTTTCCTGTTGGCAGCGAGTGAAGTGATCAAACTGAAACGATAG